The Streptococcus sp. VT 162 genome has a window encoding:
- a CDS encoding tyrosine protein phosphatase — translation MIDIHSHIVFDVDDGPKSIEESKKLLREAYSQGVRTIVSTSHRRKGMFETPEEKIATNFLKVREMAKEVANDLIIAYGAEIYYTPDVVEKLEKKLIPTLNDSRYALIEFSMNTPYRDIHKGLSNILMLGITPVIAHIERYDALENNEKRVRELIDMGCYTQINSSHVLKPKLFGETYKFMKKRAQYFLERDLVHVIASDMHNLDHRPPHMEEAYDIIAQKYSEDKAKELFKDNPRKIIMDQLI, via the coding sequence ATGATAGATATCCATTCGCACATCGTTTTTGATGTGGACGATGGTCCAAAGTCGATAGAGGAAAGTAAAAAGCTTCTAAGAGAGGCCTATAGTCAAGGAGTGAGGACAATCGTTTCCACTTCGCATAGACGAAAAGGGATGTTCGAAACTCCTGAAGAAAAAATCGCAACTAACTTTCTGAAGGTGCGAGAAATGGCTAAGGAAGTTGCGAATGACTTAATTATTGCCTATGGGGCAGAAATCTACTATACGCCAGATGTTGTTGAGAAGTTAGAAAAGAAATTAATCCCAACGCTTAACGATAGTCGCTATGCTTTGATTGAGTTTAGTATGAATACACCTTATCGGGATATACATAAGGGGCTGAGTAATATTCTAATGTTAGGCATTACACCCGTCATTGCCCACATTGAACGCTACGATGCTTTAGAAAACAATGAAAAGCGCGTTCGAGAGCTGATTGATATGGGATGTTATACTCAAATTAATAGTTCTCATGTTTTGAAACCAAAACTCTTCGGAGAAACCTATAAATTTATGAAAAAGAGAGCCCAGTATTTCTTGGAACGAGATCTGGTTCACGTGATAGCAAGTGATATGCACAACTTGGATCACAGACCTCCTCATATGGAGGAAGCCTATGATATCATTGCCCAAAAATACAGTGAAGATAAGGCTAAGGAACTTTTTAAGGATAATCCCCGAAAAATAATAATGGATCAATTGATTTAG
- a CDS encoding LytR family transcriptional regulator: MSRRSKRARLGNVKRNINIVLATIYLLLSGFLLFLIFKHNILAFRYLNILTAVLILISAIIAILLIVYKKAEKFTVFFLTLAIVVSSVSLYALQQFVGFTNHINATSNYSEYSMSVVVLKDSEINNVTQLESVTGPTETDNDNIQKLVADIKTTQSKDLTVEQSASYLAAYKSLLSGETKAIVLNSVFENIIEAEYPDYASKIKKIYTKQLTKDVAAPKVSKNKAFNIYVSGIDTYGPISSVSRSDVNILMTVNRDTKKILLTTTPRDSYVPIADGGNNQKDKLTHAGIYGVDSSIHTLENLYGVDINYYVRLNFTSFLKLIDLLGGIDVYNDQEFTAHTNGKYYPVGNVHLDSEQALGFVRERYSLADGDRDRGRNQQKVIVAIIQKLTSTEALKNYDNIIKGLQDSLQTNMPLETMMDLVNTQLESGGSYKVNSQDLKGTGRTDLPSYAMPDSNLYMMEIDESSLAAAKAAINDVMEGK, translated from the coding sequence ATGAGTAGACGTTCAAAGAGAGCTCGTTTAGGGAATGTAAAACGAAATATTAATATAGTTTTAGCAACCATTTATTTGTTATTGAGTGGTTTTTTGTTGTTCTTAATTTTCAAACATAATATCCTAGCTTTTCGGTACCTCAATATCCTTACTGCGGTTCTTATTCTCATTTCTGCTATAATTGCAATCCTTCTGATAGTGTATAAAAAAGCCGAGAAGTTTACGGTTTTCTTTTTGACACTTGCTATCGTAGTTAGCTCCGTTTCTCTTTATGCTTTGCAACAGTTTGTCGGTTTTACCAATCATATCAATGCGACCTCAAACTACTCAGAGTATTCGATGAGTGTAGTCGTTTTGAAAGATAGTGAAATCAATAATGTGACTCAGTTAGAGAGTGTAACAGGTCCGACTGAAACAGATAATGATAATATCCAAAAGTTGGTGGCGGATATTAAGACGACACAGAGTAAAGACTTGACAGTTGAACAGAGTGCTTCTTATCTAGCAGCTTATAAGAGTCTGCTTTCTGGCGAAACGAAAGCGATTGTCTTAAATAGTGTCTTTGAAAATATCATTGAAGCAGAGTATCCAGATTATGCTTCAAAAATCAAAAAAATCTATACAAAACAATTAACTAAGGATGTTGCGGCACCAAAGGTATCGAAGAATAAAGCTTTCAATATTTATGTGAGTGGTATTGATACCTATGGTCCGATTAGTTCCGTTTCGCGTTCAGATGTGAATATTCTAATGACTGTGAACCGAGATACCAAGAAAATCCTTCTGACTACAACGCCTCGAGATTCCTATGTTCCGATTGCGGATGGGGGAAATAATCAAAAGGATAAATTGACTCATGCGGGGATTTATGGAGTGGACTCATCAATTCATACTTTGGAAAATCTCTATGGAGTGGATATTAACTATTATGTGCGCTTAAACTTTACCTCTTTCTTGAAGTTGATTGACCTTCTAGGTGGAATTGATGTCTATAATGATCAGGAGTTTACAGCACATACTAACGGGAAGTATTATCCTGTTGGGAATGTTCATTTAGACTCTGAGCAGGCTCTTGGTTTTGTCCGTGAGCGCTACTCTCTAGCAGATGGAGATCGAGATCGTGGTCGGAACCAACAAAAGGTTATTGTAGCTATTATTCAGAAGTTGACGTCAACTGAGGCTTTAAAAAACTACGATAACATCATCAAGGGATTGCAAGATTCTCTTCAGACCAATATGCCTTTGGAAACCATGATGGATCTGGTTAATACTCAATTGGAGAGTGGTGGGAGCTACAAAGTCAACTCTCAAGACTTGAAGGGAACTGGACGCACGGATCTTCCTTCATACGCTATGCCAGATAGTAACCTCTACATGATGGAAATTGATGAAAGTAGTTTGGCCGCTGCGAAAGCTGCTATCAATGATGTGATGGAGGGCAAGTAG
- a CDS encoding peptide ABC transporter ATP-binding protein — MIEMKKRLIGTGLVLATGILLSACGQSNTDTSTYSSTFSANPTTFNYLLDYYADNTAVITNLVDGLLENDSYGNLVPALAEDWSVSSDGLTYTYKLRKDAKWYTADGEEYASVKAQDFVTGIKYAADNKGQAMDLIQNSIKGLNDYVTGVTNDFSTVGVKALDDYTVEYTLTRPEPYWNSKTTNSILFPVNEEFLKSKDKDFGTLTPDSILYNGPYLLKDFTSKSSIEYVKNPHYYDHDKVTIEKVKLAYFDGSDQEMTIRNFESGAYSIAGVYPNSSNYAKTKEKYQDNIVYSLQDKTSWYFNFNVNRKTYNHTAKTTDEQKKSAQTAILNKNFRQAINFGIDRTAYSAQSNGEEAASKTLRNTLVPPTFVQVGDKTFGEVTASKLVDYGTEWSGINLADAQDAYFNKEKAQAKFAEAKKELEAQGVTFPIHLDVPVDQTNKNAVSGMNSVKQTLETVLGSDNIVIDVQQLSTDDFGNVAFLAPNPAARDYDLNFDGWVGDYQDPSTYLDPFNAETGFYLKIFGLDAKEDQELIKSLGLDIYTKLLKEADAENKDVAKRYEKYAEAQAWMIDNSLVMSAMSNGGTASVTKVTPFTRAYSLVGIKGDGNNYKYMRLQKDPVTKKQFDEAKAKWEEESKKAIEKSQKEFENHVK, encoded by the coding sequence ATGATCGAAATGAAAAAAAGACTGATTGGGACAGGTCTTGTCTTAGCGACAGGGATTTTGCTCTCTGCATGTGGACAGTCCAACACAGATACTAGCACTTATTCATCAACATTTAGTGCGAATCCAACAACTTTTAACTATCTCCTAGATTATTATGCAGATAACACTGCCGTTATTACCAATCTTGTAGATGGTTTGTTAGAAAATGACAGCTATGGGAACCTCGTACCTGCTCTTGCGGAGGATTGGTCTGTTTCATCAGATGGTTTGACCTATACCTATAAGCTTAGAAAAGATGCCAAGTGGTATACGGCTGATGGTGAGGAATACGCTTCAGTCAAAGCTCAGGATTTTGTCACTGGGATCAAATATGCCGCGGACAATAAGGGGCAAGCCATGGATCTGATCCAAAATTCAATCAAGGGATTGAATGACTATGTGACGGGTGTGACCAATGACTTTTCAACTGTCGGTGTCAAAGCCTTGGATGATTACACAGTCGAGTACACTTTGACTCGACCAGAGCCGTACTGGAACTCAAAGACAACCAATAGTATTCTTTTCCCAGTCAACGAAGAGTTTTTGAAATCAAAAGATAAAGACTTTGGTACCTTGACACCAGACAGTATCCTTTATAATGGTCCCTATTTGTTAAAAGATTTCACATCAAAATCTTCGATCGAATATGTGAAGAATCCACACTATTATGACCATGATAAAGTAACCATTGAAAAAGTTAAGTTAGCCTACTTTGATGGGTCAGATCAGGAGATGACCATTCGAAACTTTGAAAGTGGTGCTTACTCGATTGCAGGAGTCTATCCAAATAGTTCGAACTATGCTAAGACAAAAGAAAAATACCAAGACAATATCGTCTATAGCTTACAAGACAAGACATCTTGGTACTTTAACTTTAACGTCAACCGCAAAACCTATAATCATACCGCTAAAACAACGGACGAACAAAAGAAATCAGCTCAAACAGCTATCTTAAATAAAAATTTCCGTCAGGCTATCAACTTTGGAATTGATCGAACAGCCTACTCTGCTCAATCTAACGGTGAAGAAGCAGCGAGCAAAACCCTTCGTAATACTTTGGTTCCCCCAACATTTGTCCAGGTGGGAGATAAGACCTTTGGAGAAGTAACAGCTTCTAAGCTTGTGGACTACGGAACTGAGTGGTCAGGTATCAATTTGGCAGATGCTCAAGATGCTTACTTCAACAAGGAAAAGGCCCAAGCAAAATTTGCGGAAGCTAAAAAGGAATTGGAAGCTCAAGGCGTGACTTTTCCAATCCATTTGGATGTCCCTGTTGATCAGACAAATAAAAATGCGGTCTCTGGTATGAACTCGGTTAAACAAACCCTTGAAACAGTACTAGGTTCTGACAATATCGTCATTGATGTTCAACAGCTTTCTACAGATGACTTTGGAAATGTTGCCTTCCTAGCACCAAATCCAGCAGCTCGTGACTACGACCTAAACTTTGATGGTTGGGTTGGTGATTACCAGGATCCATCAACTTATCTAGATCCCTTCAATGCTGAAACTGGCTTCTATCTCAAGATTTTTGGTCTTGATGCCAAAGAAGACCAAGAGCTCATTAAGAGTTTGGGGCTCGATATCTATACGAAACTTCTAAAAGAAGCAGATGCTGAGAACAAAGATGTTGCAAAGCGTTATGAAAAATACGCTGAAGCTCAAGCTTGGATGATTGACAATTCTCTAGTCATGTCTGCTATGTCAAATGGTGGTACAGCCTCTGTAACCAAAGTAACTCCGTTTACACGTGCCTACTCTCTAGTAGGAATCAAGGGTGACGGAAATAATTATAAGTACATGAGATTACAAAAAGACCCTGTTACCAAGAAACAATTTGATGAAGCCAAGGCTAAGTGGGAAGAAGAAAGTAAAAAGGCTATCGAAAAGAGTCAAAAAGAGTTTGAAAACCACGTAAAATAA
- a CDS encoding peptide ABC transporter ATP-binding protein codes for MKSKKWLLGAGAVLSAALLLTACGQSEKKADAPKTFSYVYAMDPSSLDYSVTSKSSTSDVIANVVDGLLENDKYGNLIPSLAEDWSVSKDGLTYTYKLRKGVKWYTSDGEEYAEVKAKDFVTGLKHAADGKSDGLSLIQDSIKGLAEYVSGESNDFSTVGVKAVDDYTVEYTLNKPESFWNSKVTTATMLPVNEEFLNSKGSDYGAPTPSGILYNGPYFLKSLTSKSVIEYEKNPNYWDKDNVKIDNIKLTFYDGSDQESLIRSFTQGAYTTARLFPTSSNFESTKQEYGDKIVYSPQEATSYYLTVNVNRQSYNKTAKTDEAQKTSTKEALLNKNFRQALNFALDRHSYTAQLNGEEGANKIIRNSLVPHDYVQVGEKTFGELAQAELVSYGDQWKDVALTDGKDTIYSPEKAKAAFAKAKEELQGKGVTFPIHLDIPVEQTDVIAVQQTNSLKQSIESSLGTENVIVDVLQMTDNEKMSITSQAKVPSQKDYDLNGTGWGPDYQDPATYLNILDAKKGSALKHLGIKRGNDPEVMAQVGLDEYKKLLDDAAAETSDLNKRYEKYAKAQAWVSDSSLLIPVASSGGSPTVSRTVPFTKAYSQVGIKGDPFVFKGLELQKDVVTAKEYEEAFKKWQQEKIETNAKYQKELEKHVK; via the coding sequence ATGAAATCGAAAAAGTGGCTCTTAGGAGCAGGTGCTGTTTTGAGTGCAGCCCTACTGTTAACTGCTTGTGGGCAAAGTGAAAAGAAAGCGGATGCTCCCAAAACATTCTCTTATGTCTACGCTATGGATCCATCTTCTTTGGACTATAGTGTGACGAGCAAGAGCTCAACCTCTGACGTTATAGCAAACGTTGTTGATGGTCTTTTGGAAAATGATAAGTATGGGAACTTAATTCCATCACTTGCAGAAGACTGGTCTGTTTCAAAGGATGGTTTGACTTACACCTACAAACTTCGTAAGGGTGTAAAATGGTATACTTCTGATGGAGAAGAATACGCTGAAGTTAAGGCCAAAGACTTTGTTACTGGGCTTAAACATGCTGCTGACGGAAAATCAGATGGTCTTTCTTTGATTCAGGATTCTATCAAAGGTTTGGCAGAGTATGTTAGTGGTGAGAGCAATGATTTCTCTACCGTAGGAGTTAAGGCTGTTGATGATTACACGGTAGAATACACGCTCAACAAACCAGAAAGTTTCTGGAACTCTAAGGTCACAACTGCAACCATGCTTCCAGTTAATGAAGAATTTTTGAATTCTAAAGGGAGCGACTACGGTGCACCAACCCCATCAGGTATCCTATATAATGGTCCTTATTTCTTGAAATCATTGACTTCAAAATCAGTCATTGAATATGAAAAGAATCCAAACTACTGGGATAAGGACAATGTCAAGATTGACAATATTAAACTAACTTTCTACGATGGATCAGACCAAGAATCTTTGATTCGTAGCTTTACACAAGGTGCTTATACAACAGCTCGTCTCTTCCCAACAAGCTCAAACTTTGAGTCGACTAAACAAGAGTACGGCGATAAGATTGTTTACAGTCCACAAGAAGCGACAAGCTACTACCTCACTGTTAACGTAAACCGCCAATCTTATAATAAAACAGCCAAAACAGACGAGGCTCAAAAAACTTCAACGAAAGAAGCTCTTCTCAACAAGAACTTCCGTCAGGCGCTGAACTTTGCTCTTGACCGTCATTCTTATACTGCTCAGTTGAATGGTGAAGAAGGTGCGAACAAGATTATCCGTAACAGCCTAGTGCCTCATGACTACGTTCAAGTGGGTGAAAAAACCTTTGGAGAGTTGGCACAGGCAGAGCTCGTTTCATATGGAGACCAGTGGAAAGATGTAGCTCTTACAGATGGCAAGGATACAATTTACAGTCCTGAAAAAGCTAAGGCAGCCTTTGCTAAAGCCAAGGAAGAATTGCAGGGCAAAGGGGTTACCTTCCCAATCCATTTGGATATCCCCGTTGAACAAACAGATGTAATCGCGGTTCAACAAACCAACTCACTCAAGCAGTCTATCGAATCATCACTTGGTACTGAAAATGTCATTGTCGATGTCCTTCAAATGACAGATAATGAGAAAATGAGCATTACGTCTCAAGCCAAGGTTCCATCTCAAAAAGACTATGACTTGAACGGAACTGGTTGGGGCCCTGACTATCAAGACCCAGCTACCTACCTCAACATCCTTGATGCTAAGAAGGGTTCTGCCCTTAAACACTTGGGGATCAAGCGCGGAAATGATCCAGAAGTGATGGCTCAAGTTGGACTGGACGAATACAAGAAACTCTTGGATGACGCTGCAGCTGAAACCAGCGACCTTAACAAGCGTTATGAAAAATATGCTAAAGCTCAAGCTTGGGTATCGGATAGTTCACTTTTAATCCCAGTTGCTTCTTCAGGTGGTTCTCCAACGGTTAGCCGAACTGTACCATTCACAAAAGCATACTCTCAAGTCGGAATCAAGGGAGACCCATTTGTGTTCAAAGGATTGGAGTTACAAAAGGATGTTGTGACTGCAAAAGAATACGAAGAAGCCTTCAAGAAATGGCAACAAGAAAAAATCGAGACAAATGCCAAATACCAAAAAGAACTTGAAAAACACGTCAAGTAA
- a CDS encoding glucan 1,6-alpha-glucosidase: MQEKWWHNAVVYQVYPKSFMDSNGDGIGDLPGITSKLDYLAKLGITAIWLSPVYDSPMDDNGYDIADYQAIAAIFGTMEDMDELIAEAKKRDIRIIMDLVVNHTSDEHAWFVEACEKPDSPERDYYIWRDETNDLESIFSGSAWEYDEKSGQYYLHFFSKKQPDLNWENEKLRQKIYEMMNFWIDKGIGGFRMDVIDMIGKIPDEKVVNNGPMLHPYLKEMNQATFGDKDLLTVGETWGATPEIAKLYSDPKGQELSMVFQFEHICLQYQEGQPKWHYQKELNVGKLKEIFNKWQTELGVEDGWNSLFWNNHDLPRIVSIWGNDQEYREKSAKAFAILLHLMRGTPYIYQGEEIGMTNYPFETLDQVEDIESLNYAHEALEKGVPIEEIMDSIRVIGRDNARTPMQWDESENAGFSTGQPWLAVNPNYEKINVQEALANPDSIFYTYQKLVQIRKENSWLIRADFELLDTADKVFAYIRKDGDRRFLVVANLSNEKQNFSVEGRVKSILIENTTAKEAVEKQTLAPWDAFCVELTD; this comes from the coding sequence ATGCAAGAAAAATGGTGGCACAATGCCGTAGTCTATCAAGTCTATCCAAAGAGTTTTATGGACAGCAATGGAGACGGAATTGGCGATTTGCCAGGAATTACTAGTAAGTTGGACTACCTAGCTAAGTTAGGGATTACAGCTATTTGGCTTTCTCCTGTTTATGACAGTCCGATGGATGATAATGGCTACGATATTGCTGATTATCAAGCAATTGCAGCTATTTTCGGGACCATGGAGGACATGGATGAACTCATCGCAGAAGCTAAGAAGCGTGATATTCGAATTATCATGGACTTGGTGGTCAATCATACCTCGGATGAACACGCATGGTTTGTCGAGGCTTGTGAGAAGCCTGATAGCCCTGAGCGTGACTACTATATCTGGCGGGATGAGACCAATGATTTGGAGTCTATCTTTAGTGGGTCTGCTTGGGAATACGATGAAAAGTCGGGTCAATACTATCTCCACTTTTTCAGTAAGAAACAGCCGGATCTCAACTGGGAGAATGAAAAACTGCGCCAGAAAATTTATGAGATGATGAACTTCTGGATTGATAAGGGCATTGGCGGTTTCCGTATGGATGTCATTGATATGATTGGGAAAATTCCTGACGAGAAAGTAGTCAATAACGGTCCTATGCTCCATCCCTATCTCAAGGAAATGAATCAGGCGACCTTTGGTGACAAAGATCTCTTGACAGTAGGAGAGACCTGGGGAGCAACACCAGAGATTGCCAAGCTCTACTCGGATCCAAAGGGACAAGAATTGTCTATGGTCTTCCAGTTTGAACACATCTGTCTTCAGTATCAGGAAGGGCAACCTAAGTGGCACTACCAAAAAGAGTTAAATGTAGGGAAGTTAAAAGAAATTTTCAACAAATGGCAGACAGAGTTAGGAGTTGAGGACGGCTGGAATTCCCTTTTCTGGAACAACCATGACCTTCCTCGTATCGTCTCTATCTGGGGTAATGACCAAGAATACCGTGAAAAATCTGCCAAAGCCTTTGCGATTTTGCTTCATTTGATGAGAGGGACACCTTATATTTACCAAGGTGAGGAGATTGGGATGACCAACTATCCGTTTGAAACACTGGATCAAGTAGAAGATATTGAATCCCTCAACTATGCGCATGAAGCTCTTGAAAAAGGCGTTCCGATAGAAGAAATCATGGACAGTATCCGTGTCATTGGTCGCGACAATGCCCGTACTCCGATGCAATGGGATGAGAGCGAAAACGCTGGTTTCTCAACAGGTCAACCTTGGTTGGCAGTTAATCCAAACTACGAAAAAATCAACGTTCAAGAAGCTCTGGCAAATCCAGATTCTATTTTCTATACTTATCAAAAACTCGTTCAAATCCGTAAGGAGAATAGTTGGCTGATTCGAGCTGACTTTGAATTGCTTGATACAGCTGATAAGGTCTTTGCCTATATTCGTAAGGACGGTGACCGTCGCTTCCTAGTTGTGGCTAACTTGTCCAATGAAAAACAAAACTTTTCAGTAGAAGGAAGAGTTAAGTCAATCTTGATTGAAAACACTACTGCTAAAGAAGCAGTTGAAAAACAAACCTTGGCTCCATGGGATGCCTTCTGTGTGGAACTAACGGATTAA